The Brasilonema sennae CENA114 genome includes a region encoding these proteins:
- the fldA gene encoding flavodoxin FldA, producing MSKIGLFYGTQTGNTQNIAESIQKEFGGDSVVTLHDIADAGTDDFEGYENIIVGCPTWNVGELEGSWEGFYEDLDEIDFNGKKVAYFGPGDQVGYAENFQDAIGILEEKISELGGKTVGQWPTEGYEFEESKAVKDGKFVGLALDEDNQSDLTDQRVKKWVSQLKGEFSL from the coding sequence ATGTCGAAGATTGGTTTATTTTATGGAACTCAAACCGGAAACACTCAAAACATTGCAGAGTCGATTCAAAAAGAGTTTGGCGGTGATAGCGTTGTAACACTGCATGATATTGCCGATGCTGGTACGGACGACTTTGAGGGGTATGAAAATATCATTGTTGGTTGCCCAACCTGGAACGTTGGTGAATTGGAGGGCAGTTGGGAAGGCTTCTACGAAGACCTAGACGAGATTGACTTTAATGGTAAAAAGGTGGCTTACTTTGGACCAGGCGATCAAGTTGGCTATGCTGAGAACTTTCAGGATGCAATAGGCATTTTAGAGGAAAAGATTTCAGAACTCGGTGGCAAAACGGTTGGACAGTGGCCTACAGAGGGTTATGAATTCGAGGAGTCTAAAGCCGTCAAAGATGGCAAGTTTGTGGGCTTGGCGTTGGATGAAGATAATCAATCTGACCTGACGGATCAGCGCGTCAAAAAGTGGGTAAGTCAGTTGAAAGGAGAGTTTAGCTTGTAA
- a CDS encoding superoxide dismutase — protein MAFELQPLPYSENALEPYIDAQTMGIHHGFHHGGYVKNLNTALEKHPDLHNQSIDDLIRNLNTLPEGVRNAVRNNGGGHFNHSIFWTIMGPNAGGEPTGAIATLINEVFGDFENFKTQFNDAGAKHFGSGFVWLVRTTDNKFEIVSLPNQDCPWSEGHYPILCNDVWEHAYYLTYQNRRPEYLKQWWNTVNWNAVNERYNIATSA, from the coding sequence ATGGCTTTTGAACTACAACCATTACCCTATTCTGAAAATGCTCTAGAACCATACATTGATGCTCAAACGATGGGGATTCACCACGGCTTTCATCATGGTGGTTATGTTAAGAATCTCAATACAGCTTTAGAAAAGCATCCAGATCTACACAATCAAAGCATTGATGATTTAATTCGGAATCTTAATACATTGCCTGAAGGTGTTCGTAACGCGGTTCGCAATAATGGTGGTGGACACTTTAATCACTCCATCTTCTGGACAATTATGGGTCCTAATGCAGGTGGTGAACCAACCGGAGCGATCGCTACTCTTATTAATGAAGTCTTTGGCGACTTCGAGAACTTCAAAACTCAGTTCAATGATGCAGGTGCAAAGCACTTTGGTAGTGGATTTGTCTGGCTGGTGCGAACAACCGACAATAAATTTGAGATCGTCAGTTTGCCTAATCAGGATTGTCCTTGGTCAGAGGGACATTACCCCATTTTATGTAACGATGTTTGGGAACACGCCTACTATCTCACCTATCAGAACCGTCGCCCAGAATATCTCAAACAGTGGTGGAATACCGTTAACTGGAATGCGGTGAACGAACGGTATAATATAGCAACTAGCGCTTAA
- the lysS gene encoding lysine--tRNA ligase — MSEEDIRATRLEKVEQLRQLGMNPYAYHWESSHHAAQLQEKYADLPNGEEVDLNVTVAGRIIARRVFGKLAFFTLEDETGTIQLYLEKNRIQQSMADVDADAFNHLKQLTDVGDILGVSGTIKRTEKGELSVFVTKYTILTKSLLPLPDKWHGLTDVAKRYRQRYVDLIVNPEVRQTFRRRALITAGIRRYLEQRDFIEIETPVFQKEAGGADARPFITYHNTLEMKLYLRIETELHLKRLIVGGFEKVFELGRIFRNEGISTRHNPEFTTIEIYQAYADYNDMMALTEGIITTVAKEVLGTLQISYQGTPVDLTPPWRRATMNDLVKEYTGLDFNSFQTLEEAKVASKNAGLENVEDCPSIGKLLNEGFEQKVEENLIQPTFVTDFPVEISPLAKPHRSKPGLVERFELYAVGRETANSFSELTDPIDQRQRLEAQVAQKAGGDLEAQVDEDFLTALEYGMPPTGGLGIGIDRLVMLLTDCASIRDAIAFPLLKPEKSESSPESDT, encoded by the coding sequence ATGTCGGAAGAAGATATCCGTGCTACGCGGCTAGAAAAAGTAGAACAGCTAAGGCAATTGGGGATGAACCCCTATGCCTACCATTGGGAATCCAGCCATCACGCGGCTCAATTGCAGGAAAAATATGCTGATTTGCCTAACGGTGAAGAAGTTGATTTAAACGTGACTGTGGCTGGACGCATTATAGCGCGTCGTGTTTTCGGTAAATTGGCTTTCTTCACTTTGGAAGATGAAACCGGCACAATTCAGCTTTATTTGGAAAAAAACCGCATTCAACAAAGCATGGCAGATGTTGATGCTGATGCTTTCAATCACCTCAAGCAACTCACAGATGTCGGCGATATCTTGGGAGTGAGTGGGACAATTAAACGGACTGAAAAGGGCGAGCTATCTGTTTTTGTCACAAAATACACGATTCTCACAAAATCTCTTTTGCCCTTGCCTGATAAATGGCATGGGTTGACGGATGTTGCTAAGCGATACCGTCAGCGTTACGTTGACTTGATAGTAAACCCTGAAGTCCGCCAAACTTTTCGCCGTCGCGCTCTCATTACTGCTGGTATTCGTCGTTACTTGGAACAGCGTGATTTTATTGAAATTGAAACTCCTGTTTTCCAAAAAGAAGCGGGTGGTGCAGACGCGCGTCCCTTCATTACGTACCACAACACTCTAGAGATGAAGCTGTATCTGCGAATTGAGACAGAACTCCATCTTAAGCGCTTGATTGTCGGTGGGTTTGAAAAGGTGTTTGAACTGGGGCGGATTTTCCGCAATGAGGGAATATCAACTCGTCACAACCCTGAATTTACCACAATTGAAATTTACCAAGCTTATGCCGATTACAACGATATGATGGCGCTGACGGAAGGTATAATTACCACCGTTGCCAAAGAAGTTCTCGGCACGCTGCAAATCTCCTACCAAGGTACACCAGTGGATTTGACTCCCCCTTGGCGACGCGCGACAATGAACGATTTGGTGAAGGAATACACAGGTTTGGATTTCAACTCGTTTCAAACTTTGGAAGAGGCAAAAGTAGCTAGTAAAAATGCTGGTCTTGAAAATGTAGAAGATTGCCCTTCAATTGGCAAGCTGTTAAATGAAGGATTCGAGCAAAAAGTAGAGGAAAACCTGATTCAGCCTACCTTTGTTACCGATTTTCCTGTGGAAATTTCACCACTGGCAAAGCCGCACCGTTCTAAACCTGGTTTAGTGGAACGATTTGAGTTATATGCTGTTGGGCGGGAAACTGCCAACAGTTTCTCAGAGTTGACTGATCCTATCGACCAAAGACAACGTTTAGAAGCGCAAGTCGCACAAAAAGCCGGTGGTGATTTGGAAGCGCAAGTGGATGAAGACTTCTTGACGGCGTTGGAATATGGTATGCCTCCCACAGGTGGGTTAGGAATTGGAATTGACAGGTTAGTGATGTTATTAACAGACTGCGCTAGTATTCGAGATGCGATCGCATTCCCATTACTCAAACCTGAAAAATCCGAATCATCCCCAGAATCAGATACATAG
- a CDS encoding DUF6883 domain-containing protein — protein sequence MTEYLLSPTHPDGRSKEKFFTAFGFTVNECETLATALLNHVANNDVTKLEDSPFGTRYVVEGILLSPDNRNPLLRSVWFLETGDNIPKFVTAYPLKRSEK from the coding sequence ATCACTGAGTATCTGTTGTCGCCTACTCACCCAGATGGACGCAGTAAAGAAAAATTTTTCACTGCGTTTGGTTTTACAGTGAATGAGTGCGAAACTCTTGCCACTGCATTACTGAACCATGTTGCTAACAACGATGTTACAAAGCTAGAAGATTCACCATTTGGAACACGTTATGTTGTAGAAGGTATACTGCTATCACCAGATAATAGAAATCCTTTGCTTCGTTCTGTCTGGTTTCTTGAAACAGGAGACAATATTCCTAAGTTTGTGACTGCTTATCCACTGAAAAGGTCAGAAAAATGA
- a CDS encoding DUF4926 domain-containing protein, with protein MIAELDRVIITTDISEYGLEQGDIGTVVLVHQGGKGYEVEFLTLNGETVAIVSLLAAQVRSIGNREIAHARVIN; from the coding sequence ATGATTGCAGAACTTGATAGAGTTATTATAACAACTGATATTTCAGAGTACGGGTTAGAACAAGGTGATATAGGTACAGTTGTTTTGGTACATCAAGGTGGTAAGGGATATGAAGTGGAATTTCTCACCTTGAATGGAGAAACTGTGGCAATTGTTTCACTATTGGCTGCACAAGTTCGTTCCATTGGTAATAGAGAAATTGCTCATGCACGAGTGATCAATTGA
- a CDS encoding DNA cytosine methyltransferase: MNIVSLFSGCGGLDLGFEQAGFKTVWANEYDKSIWDTYELNHPDVKLDKRDIRAIEPDDIPDCIGIIGGPPCQSWSEAGAGRGIDDSRGQLFYDYIRIIREKRPLFFLAENVSGILAQKHNKAFTNILYQFKDAGYEVTYKLLNACNYGVPQDRKRVILIGYREEMGGIFEFPLESNHILTLRDAIYELSDIEPTPVAGEVSKTHPLVPNHEYMEGSFSSIYMSRNRVRTWDEPSFTIQAGGRHAPIHPQAQKMIWVEKDKWIFDPNSFKPYRRLSVRECARIQTFPDNFLFKYNNLLDGYKMVGNAVPVLLGKELASKIIIDIKQYQNFGVCHKLRRHKYPTQLTLFEPSSSFA, encoded by the coding sequence ATGAATATAGTATCTCTATTTTCAGGTTGTGGAGGTTTAGATTTAGGCTTTGAGCAAGCTGGATTTAAGACAGTCTGGGCAAACGAATATGATAAGTCAATTTGGGATACTTATGAACTTAATCATCCAGATGTCAAACTAGATAAAAGAGATATCAGAGCTATTGAACCTGATGATATACCTGACTGCATAGGTATCATTGGTGGTCCTCCTTGCCAAAGTTGGAGTGAAGCTGGTGCAGGACGAGGAATAGATGATAGCAGAGGTCAGTTATTTTATGATTACATTAGAATTATTAGAGAAAAAAGACCTCTTTTTTTTCTAGCTGAAAATGTCAGTGGGATTTTAGCCCAAAAGCATAACAAAGCTTTTACAAATATTTTATATCAATTTAAAGATGCTGGATATGAAGTAACTTATAAATTGCTCAATGCTTGCAATTATGGAGTACCGCAAGATAGAAAACGGGTAATTCTTATAGGGTATAGAGAGGAGATGGGGGGAATCTTTGAATTTCCCTTGGAAAGCAATCACATTTTAACTCTTAGAGATGCTATCTACGAGCTAAGTGATATTGAACCGACACCAGTAGCAGGAGAGGTATCTAAAACTCATCCATTAGTACCTAATCATGAATATATGGAAGGTAGCTTTTCTAGTATTTATATGTCAAGAAATAGAGTCAGAACCTGGGATGAGCCATCTTTTACAATTCAAGCAGGTGGTAGACATGCTCCGATACATCCTCAAGCACAAAAAATGATTTGGGTTGAGAAAGACAAATGGATTTTTGATCCTAATTCATTCAAACCATACAGGAGATTATCTGTTAGAGAATGTGCCAGAATTCAAACTTTTCCAGATAATTTTCTTTTCAAATACAACAATCTACTTGATGGATATAAAATGGTTGGAAATGCTGTACCTGTATTACTAGGCAAAGAACTTGCCAGTAAAATAATTATAGATATAAAGCAGTACCAAAATTTTGGCGTCTGTCATAAGTTGCGTCGTCACAAATATCCTACACAACTTACATTATTTGAACCCAGTTCTTCTTTCGCCTGA